A stretch of the Helicoverpa zea isolate HzStark_Cry1AcR chromosome 15, ilHelZeax1.1, whole genome shotgun sequence genome encodes the following:
- the LOC124637209 gene encoding cuticle protein 18.6-like, with translation MVAKFVIVLSLAVAACAVPLVAVAPAEYAAPAHYEFSYSVHDEHSGDVKQQQEAREGDAVHGSYSLVQPDGVHRIVEYTADKEHGFNANVRYEGTPVHPAPVAKLAYAAPVAKLAYAAPVAKVAYAAPIAYAAPVAKLAYAAPVAKFVIVLSLAVAAYAVPLVAVAPAEYAAPAHYEFSYSVHDEHSGDVKQQQEAREGDAVHGSYSLVQPDGVHRIVEYTADKEHGFNANVRYEGTPVHPAPVAKLAYAAPVAKLAYAAPVAKLAYAAPVAKLAYAAPVAKVAYAPAPVSYAHAPVAYSAPVAKLAYAAPVAHVTYSSPAISYHH, from the exons ATGGTCGCCAAA tTTGTCATCGTATTGTCCCTGGCCGTGGCGGCTTGCGCCGTGCCGCTGGTGGCGGTGGCCCCGGCAGAGTACGCCGCGCCTGCGCACTACGAGTTCTCGTACTCCGTGCACGACGAGCACAGCGGCGACGTGAAGCAGCAGCAGGAGGCTCGTGAGGGCGACGCCGTGCACGGCTCCTACTCGCTCGTGCAGCCCGACGGCGTGCACCGCATCGTCGAGTACACCGCCGACAAGGAGCACGGATTCAACGCCAATGTGCGCTACGAGGGCACCCCCGTGCACCCCGCCCCCGTCGCCAAGCTCGCCTACGCCGCTCCCGTCGCCAAGCTCGCCTACGCCGCTCCCGTAGCCAAGGTCGCCTACGCCGCTCCC ATCGCCTACGCAGCTCCCGTAGCCAAGCTCGCCTACGCTGCTCCCGTCGCCAAG TTCGTGATCGTATTGTCCCTGGCCGTGGCGGCTTACGCCGTGCCGCTGGTGGCGGTGGCCCCGGCAGAGTACGCCGCGCCTGCGCACTACGAGTTCTCGTACTCCGTGCACGACGAGCACAGCGGCGACGTGAAGCAGCAACAGGAGGCTCGTGAGGGCGACGCCGTGCACGGCTCCTACTCGCTCGTGCAGCCCGACGGCGTGCACCGCATCGTCGAGTACACCGCCGACAAGGAGCACGGATTCAACGCCAACGTGCGCTACGAGGGCACCCCCGTGCACCCCGCCCCCGTAGCCAAGCTGGCCTACGCCGCTCCCGTAGCCAAGCTCGCCTACGCCGCCCCCGTAGCCAAACTCGCCTACGCCGCCCCCGTAGCCAAGCTCGCCTACGCCGCTCCCGTCGCCAAGGTAGCCTACGCGCCTGCCCCCGTGTCCTACGCTCACGCTCCCGTGGCCTACTCCGCGCCCGTCGCCAAGCTCGCCTACGCCGCGCCCGTAGCGCACGTCACTTACTCCTCTCCCGCCATCTCCTACCACCACTAG
- the LOC124636910 gene encoding cuticle protein 18.6-like: MVAKFVIVLSLAVAAYAVPLVAVAPAEYAAPAHYEFSYSVHDEHSGDVKQQQEAREGDAVHGSYSLVQPDGVHRIVEYTADKEHGFNANVRYEGTPVHQAPVAKLAYAAPVAKLAIAAPVAKIAYAAPVAKLAYAAPVAKLAYAAPVAHFVIVLSLAVAAYAVPLVAVAPAEYAAPAHYEFSYSVHDEHSGDVKQQQEAREGDAVHGSYSLVQPDGVHRIVEYTADKEHGFNANVRYEGTPVHQAPVAKVAYAAPVAKLAYAAPVAKIAYAAPVAKIAYAAPVAKLAYAAPVAKVAYAPAPVSYAHAPVAYSAPVAKLAYAAPVAHVTYSSPAISYHH; encoded by the exons ATGGTCGCTAAG tttgtCATCGTACTGTCTCTGGCTGTGGCGGCTTACGCCGTGCCGCTGGTGGCGGTGGCCCCGGCAGAGTACGCCGCGCCTGCGCACTACGAGTTCTCGTACTCCGTGCACGACGAGCACAGCGGCGACGTGAAGCAGCAGCAGGAGGCTCGTGAGGGCGACGCCGTGCACGGCTCCTACTCGCTCGTGCAGCCCGACGGCGTGCACCGCATCGTCGAGTACACCGCCGACAAGGAGCACGGATTCAACGCCAACGTGCGCTACGAAGGCACTCCCGTGCACCAAGCTCCTGTAGCCAAGCTCGCCTACGCCGCTCCCGTAGCCAAGCTGGCCATCGCCGCCCCCGTAGCCAAGATTGCCTACGCCGCTCCCGTAGCCAAGCTCGCCTACGCCGCTCCCGTCGCCAAG CTCGCCTACGCCGCGCCCGTAGCGCAC ttcgTGATTGTACTGTCCCTGGCTGTGGCGGCTTACGCCGTGCCGCTGGTAGCGGTGGCCCCGGCAGAGTACGCCGCGCCTGCGCACTACGAGTTCTCGTACTCCGTGCACGACGAGCACAGCGGCGACGTGAAGCAGCAGCAGGAGGCTCGTGAGGGCGACGCCGTGCACGGCTCCTACTCGCTCGTGCAGCCCGACGGCGTGCACCGCATCGTCGAGTACACCGCCGACAAGGAGCACGGATTCAACGCCAACGTACGCTACGAGGGCACCCCCGTGCACCAAGCTCCCGTCGCCAAGGTGGCCTACGCCGCTCCCGTCGCCAAGCTCGCCTACGCCGCTCCCGTAGCCAAGATCGCCTACGCCGCTCCCGTAGCCAAGATCGCCTACGCGGCTCCCGTAGCCAAGCTCGCCTACGCCGCTCCCGTCGCCAAGGTAGCCTACGCGCCTGCCCCCGTGTCCTACGCTCACGCTCCCGTGGCCTATTCCGCGCCCGTCGCCAAGCTCGCCTACGCCGCGCCCGTAGCGCACGTCACTTACTCCTCTCCCGCCATCTCCTACCACCACTAG